The proteins below are encoded in one region of Paenibacillus albus:
- a CDS encoding AraC family transcriptional regulator: MSKLNARTADHFKFSVVNNTQPAQGELSVMFAGEGKPMPGLTNGPAVHNYYLVHTVVSGRGMFEINGQRFICSKGDTFVIFPDELFTYIPDESDPWHYMWVAFKGHISEHLLLSLGITSANPIVHAEDIRSLVSLYRKMRGTFEQTPFPELADLEAGGLLRVFLKELGQHNAGKLAFNSLAIIPDIERQIKQAVRWLSYQYAQQISIEDLARSLGYHRTHLSKMFKQVTGISPMQFLLKVRMERAKELLNGEIHLSIDQVASSVGYSDALYFSKQFRKTFGLSPSDYRQQVRA, encoded by the coding sequence ATGAGCAAACTCAATGCACGCACAGCCGACCACTTCAAGTTCTCCGTCGTCAACAATACGCAGCCTGCTCAAGGCGAGCTGTCGGTTATGTTTGCCGGCGAAGGCAAGCCGATGCCTGGTCTCACGAACGGTCCCGCCGTGCATAACTATTATCTGGTTCACACAGTCGTTTCGGGCCGCGGCATGTTCGAAATCAACGGGCAGCGATTTATATGCTCCAAAGGCGATACCTTCGTTATTTTTCCGGACGAGCTGTTTACCTATATTCCTGATGAATCCGATCCGTGGCATTATATGTGGGTCGCCTTCAAAGGCCATATTTCCGAGCATTTGCTGCTCAGCCTAGGCATTACGTCTGCGAATCCGATCGTCCACGCAGAGGACATCCGTTCGCTTGTTTCGTTGTATCGCAAGATGCGCGGCACGTTTGAACAGACTCCTTTTCCCGAGCTTGCGGATCTGGAAGCCGGAGGTTTGCTTCGCGTTTTTCTGAAGGAGCTCGGACAGCATAACGCCGGCAAGCTTGCTTTCAATTCGCTTGCGATCATCCCGGATATTGAGCGGCAGATCAAGCAGGCCGTGCGCTGGCTTTCTTACCAATATGCGCAGCAAATTTCCATTGAAGATCTCGCGCGAAGTCTTGGCTACCACCGAACGCATCTGTCCAAAATGTTCAAGCAGGTGACCGGCATTTCCCCGATGCAGTTTCTGCTGAAGGTACGGATGGAACGCGCCAAGGAGCTGCTCAACGGCGAGATTCATCTGTCCATCGACCAAGTCGCTTCCTCTGTCGGCTACTCGGACGCGCTCTACTTCTCCAAGCAATTCCGCAAAACCTTCGGCCTCTCGCCTTCCGATTATCGGCAGCAGGTTCGTGCTTAA